Genomic DNA from Vanessa atalanta chromosome 17, ilVanAtal1.2, whole genome shotgun sequence:
GATCGAGCGAGGTTCAGCTTCACCTCGTCTATATTCCAAGGCTCTTCCATTTGATCGTAGAAGTAATCTTCGTTCTTCGCTTTGGGCTTGTTATATGCGAACTTATTGTCACCCTTCAGTGGGAAGCCGCATGTTTTAAATAGGCCAATATAAGTGAGAAGTTCGAATATAACTTGGCTTATGAGTAGACCCCAAAATATGTTAACTATTAATACGGGATCCCAAGTCTTTATGATAGCGAAGGGCGTAACTAAGGCGTTGGTAGCGATCCGATGGCAGAGTGTGCACGCCGTTGCCAGAACGGTTAGTGCCGAGTGTATTTGCATATAATTATTCATGAAGCGAATGTTCCAAAGACATATCGCCAGAGTTAGGAGacttcctgaaaaaaaaaatacaattgaatcaAGGTGACATTCTCatattacatttgaaaatttttaaatacttaaagatccgaatttgttaatattacatatcacatgtaaataattacgatgctttaaaaatcgaaaataatataaaaagtatttgaattTGTATGAGAAGTTTCAAAGTTCAATTaactaatgtaaataatttaattaatttatggtcTGATGATTCGTGAGGGGTGAGCCATGTATGTCATAATAGATGGATTTTCAAAAGACTCGTGATTTTTTGTAGGATGCGATTTTATACTGAATTAGTATTCAGAAAACCGTTTCTATCTTGACAAATTCTTTGAAATATCTAACTTTTCAGATTCATTGACCattttcattgatttaaatcgtattaattctatttaattgACGGAGTACTAAGaggtgctttatttatttttgtataaaactatttttataaacatttacctATAACAAGATGTGCTTCTAGATAGAAAGAGTTTTCTGGTGAATTCAACCAGTCCGCCGTATCTGGGAGAAACAACCAACGATCCCCGGTTTGATTCATTGTCCTTAAATACCTGGAATTTGTAAAGTttgctttaaaaacaaatacccTAAAATTGAATAGTGCCCATgatatgaaaatgtaaatatattttgatttggtatatttctgttttaaaaaGTGCCGTGTCTTCTACGACCTAGTCACGAGCCTGTGACCGCTGAACCAATTTAATTATAGGTGCAAGGGATTTAACTTAGTTCTGAAGCAGTATATGGATGGTAGTAATATATGAGCCATAGTTTGCTCGTCAGCCTTCCATATATAATTCCGTATTTTGGGTCACCTCCATTCATATACCAACTTGAgatctaagatattacgtcccttgtaccagTAATTACATTAGCTAAAATCCCCTGTTGGTGGTTACTTGACTGGTATGATAAGTTTGCTACtagtatacaaatatacttgaagctttgaaataaaataacttacctATGCAGAGCGATCAGCAAGACCCACTGTGGCACGATGCTGACACCGACCGAGCTCATCCGGTTCTCAAGATCCGGTTTCTCTTGAAATTCCGTAGCTCCCGACCATCGTTTCGCGAAATACATCACCACGACAACGATCGTCCGGACCAGGATGAAGAACATCAGCGTATTCCAGAAGAAATACCACGTCATGTGTTCTTCTTCAATGAAACTCGTGCCGAAGAACGACCAAGAATGGAACAGCGTGCCTATGATCAGTAAATAGTCGATCGCGTTCAGATCTCTCAATATGGAAAGATCCTTCGTATTTTCTATGGTCGTCTTGATAATGAAGTACGTCACTGTGATCGTGACGGCCGCTGCTATGAAGGCTATACTCCACAGGGGGCTGAACGAACAGAACTGGCTCTTGGTTTCCGTTATAAAACAAGCTGTAATCAGCGTAAATGCGGAAATGACGAGCACAACGACGAATGCGATCAATGAACTGGCCTTGGATCGATGTAGTTTTGGTAAGCTTATTTTTCTTCGTGCCTCCGGTTGGAGAGAGTAGAGTGTGATGCAGAGAAGAGCCCCGGCTAGCtggaaattacaaataattcaaaaataaatacaaactgagataatattataagtaggtAATGTATAAATGTAGTCTTTTgaaatggataaaaaaaaaaattgtccatGTCTTAGGTATATTTGATTTCAGTGTGCCTGCATGTTTTTGTAACCAGGCAGCCTCGCGATTTGAGTttgaagattatatatttttttattgttcgaaATATGTGCAATAAAAATGTCTGTCAATATAAGTCAAAGGTCAAAAGCAAACATGTTTATTCAACATGATATGggcctgagaagaaccggcgaaaggaactcagcgggatttttgCTTAATGTCATGTATTACAATTATTGGGCCGAGATGGctgagtggttagaacgcgtgcatcttaaccgatgatttcgggttcaaacccaggcaggcaccactgaattttcatgtgcttaatttgtgtttatagttcatctcgtgctcggcggtgaaggaaaacatcgtgaggaaacctgcatgtgtctaatttcaacgaaattctgccacatgtgtattccgccaacccgcattggagcagcgtggtggaatatgctccaaaccttctcctcaaagggagaggaggcctttagcccagcagtgggaaaatttacaggctgctaatgctaatgctaaaataaaataataataataatatattttcgttatttgaaatatctGCCTGCGTGAAAAGTCTTAGATTACAGATATCTTCATAGTTTCAGAATGTAACCCTAAAGGGGTGTTAATTGTGTTATCAAGTATACTATACATATTTGCAGTACGTACAAGATACAAAATACACGTAGCGCTGATGAGAGCAAACATATCGAAGTCGGTCGTCGTCTCCGTGAGGTACTTAGACATTTCCTCCAAGGATTCTTCGTAGAATTCCTTTGCGATCTTGGCGGCGCTCTGCTGTCCCGTGGCCAGGAAATGGGCGAATTGTACTTTAGCGCGTTcgaattgtttgtaaaattctgaaattaccaaagttattttttatatttgtaaaattgatTTGTTTTCTTTCCTCAAGTTAAtctgttaaattttatagaaaataaacagcataatatatttatgttattgcgTCGAAATCGTATattaccaaaatataaaaatcaaaaatcaataattttatttaccatagaatatagaagtaaatttaatacattttgtatgttGACTAATTAAACTTTATCAGAGTGTTGTTTTTATCCTAgcatatattgttttatttaaaaaatcaaagagTAATCAGCTTACAATACAATCTTATGTTCAATAACTACCAAACAGTCATCTATGTAAATGAGGAAGATAAATGGACCAAGTACATAATCCTGAGGTATCCCTAAACTGAATATCGAATATCTTGTtctagttgtaatttttttaacatgtttttatataagtgAATTACAATGTACCTTTTTGCTTTTAATCTAGATCAAGATTAGTTATAATATTGAGAGTTATCTTTAATTTTCGGTAAATtcgtataaagttatatttcattttaataattatctataggCAAATATATTctcatactattttttaattgtgtaagtCTTTAACAAGCTCCATAAACATAGAGATGATTTACGATCGGTCTGAAcattaccaataataataatgatactgCCGTCCTGACCTCGCGGCTAATCTCCAAGAAGACTAGTAAGACTACGTAACTACGTaagacatattatattgtacaaaagtgtgcgcaaacacaggtgcactctgtattccctcactctcattgTCCTATGGGAAGGAAAATCCAACACGTTCGAAACGCGTTCAAGCGCAGGACCTATTTACTGATTTACGTGTTCTTTGAGGGACGGGATTGTACAGAATTCCAAAATCCGGACTCCAGGCTTTTACTGAAATATTTACTACTGAAAGGCCTCAAATCTTGTCACTAGATTAACGAAGCAGACCACCAATTAAACTACATAAACGAATCGTTCGGCTCGAGCGACGTGATCGGATCTCACCCTTGTCGGTGGAGGGCACGAGGCGCGCGTTCCGCTCGGCCAGCACGTGCAGCAGGTAGAGGTGCTGGCGCGGGTCGGGCGGCAGCAGCGCCGCCAGCACGCGGCCCGCGCTGTCGCCCGGCGGCGGCGCGCCCAGCAGCCACGCCAGCGACGGCGCCACGTCCGTCTGCGCCACCgtgccgcccgcgcccgccctGCCGGCGCCGAGCGAACCCTCAACTCCTTATACCAGTTCCATGCACTTcaatttactttcaaagttgCGATGACAGCTTCGTTGACATTCAGAACGTTCTGAACATTTACATCGCGTCCAGTCGatgttaaattttctttattcctCTTGTAGTTGTAACAGACCActttaatagattattataaatttagtcaGTACGAGCGCCTCCGAATGAGTTAAGAATAAGACAAACTATTGATGTAGTAGAACCAGTATAAGTAAAGACACAAAGTATAACAtaggataacatcttagttctcaaggttggtgacgcagtCAATgttagtaagttttttttatgttatagattggtagacgagcaaatgggtcacatgatgttaagtggtcaccaccggttatacacaatagcgctgtaataaatattaaccattccttacatcaccaatgcgccaccagccttggaaactaagatgtcatgtcccttgtgcctgtaatacactgactcaaccttcaaaccaaaacacaaccaCACCGGGTACTGCTATTTgccggtaaaatatctgatgagtggacggtatccacccagacgggctcgcacgaAGCCCTACAACTAGAAAAACTGGTTGAATATTTGATGATTGTACTACTAAGTCAGGAGATGCATCTGGTAGGACCAACTTGACATAGTTTttgggaatatatatataaaaatagtaactttGAATTCTAATAGTCGTGTGCCTCGATTAAGGTAAACTAACTCGTGCGGGCAGCGGAAGCCGTCGCTCGTGAGCACGACGAGCGGCACGAGCAGCTCGGCGGGCGAGGCGCCGCCGTGGCCGCCCGCGTCGCGCATGCCGTGGTCGCCGCACAGCAGCAGCACGCCCTTACGCTCCTGTGCACGGGGGGGGGGGAGGTATTACTTTTAACTTTGATTGCTTATCATCTGACCTCACCCTTAATCACGAAATGAACGAtggaaacaacaatatttatgaatttaattttgttaaaattaacagtgaatataatataaagtaacagcCCTTaatatgtcccactgctgggctcctTTTATATCTGAGGTGAAGGTGCTTCCTCTACCACGCAGTGCCAATGCGTTCGTGACGCGACAGATTTTCATCCGCCACATGtaagtttcctcatgatgttttcctttaccgccaaacacggtatgttttataaacacaaaataagcacatgaaaacttagTCGTGCTTGCTTGCGAAGAATGTCGTGTTCCAGTTACTGCTTTATCTTTTgttggaatattaaattaaataagcaaaATCACCCATGTTTGCATAGCTTTGTATATTTTCTTGACTACGTCGTCCATTTCCAAAAGTTTAGGTTT
This window encodes:
- the LOC125070468 gene encoding GPI ethanolamine phosphate transferase 2 isoform X2, with protein sequence MLHWVQHRWTSLWLLISALAALCLFLYGFFPLKYHSGKLASMDDLPNVINGVSIDGQEVYNSGENSVILMVIDGLRYDFATEEYMPFTGQLIKNKSACLYVSVAEPPTVTMPRIKAMMTGSVSTFADVALNFGAPAVVGDSVLRVAAAKGRRTVMYGDDTWLRLFPGLWTESDGTTSFFVTDYTEVDNNVTRHLDRILTPDEKKKPPFDLLVLHYLGLDHIGHLEGARSPKIKPKLLEMDDVVKKIYKAMQTWERKGVLLLCGDHGMRDAGGHGGASPAELLVPLVVLTSDGFRCPHEAGAGGTVAQTDVAPSLAWLLGAPPPGDSAGRVLAALLPPDPRQHLYLLHVLAERNARLVPSTDKEFYKQFERAKVQFAHFLATGQQSAAKIAKEFYEESLEEMSKYLTETTTDFDMFALISATCILYLLAGALLCITLYSLQPEARRKISLPKLHRSKASSLIAFVVVLVISAFTLITACFITETKSQFCSFSPLWSIAFIAAAVTITVTYFIIKTTIENTKDLSILRDLNAIDYLLIIGTLFHSWSFFGTSFIEEEHMTWYFFWNTLMFFILVRTIVVVVMYFAKRWSGATEFQEKPDLENRMSSVGVSIVPQWVLLIALHRYLRTMNQTGDRWLFLPDTADWLNSPENSFYLEAHLVIGSLLTLAICLWNIRFMNNYMQIHSALTVLATACTLCHRIATNALVTPFAIIKTWDPVLIVNIFWGLLISQVIFELLTYIGLFKTCGFPLKGDNKFAYNKPKAKNEDYFYDQMEEPWNIDEVKLNLARSITHIMYNDLMLIIILLMKPHNVIMVPSIYFTCKLTSKCLDHKLLDARTRKGTEILDILSKSLVHLWIGFLFYFYQGNSNSLASVELGAGYVGLREYSAARVAARVGLHAYAAPALAGAQLFCAAAARAHHWKGYLESVWRVINIFALQRVYQLVIYCLIAIIFRHHLFVWTVFSPKLLYDFVATVFSVQALSTICVIVLLTHASSWMAKKLTYKSTL
- the LOC125070468 gene encoding GPI ethanolamine phosphate transferase 2 isoform X1, whose product is MLHWVQHRWTSLWLLISALAALCLFLYGFFPLKYHSGKLASMDDLPNVINGVSIDGQEVYNSGENSVILMVIDGLRYDFATEEYMPFTGQLIKNKSACLYVSVAEPPTVTMPRIKSPDRKKEKAQWRRTINFWRDIFAMMTGSVSTFADVALNFGAPAVVGDSVLRVAAAKGRRTVMYGDDTWLRLFPGLWTESDGTTSFFVTDYTEVDNNVTRHLDRILTPDEKKKPPFDLLVLHYLGLDHIGHLEGARSPKIKPKLLEMDDVVKKIYKAMQTWERKGVLLLCGDHGMRDAGGHGGASPAELLVPLVVLTSDGFRCPHEAGAGGTVAQTDVAPSLAWLLGAPPPGDSAGRVLAALLPPDPRQHLYLLHVLAERNARLVPSTDKEFYKQFERAKVQFAHFLATGQQSAAKIAKEFYEESLEEMSKYLTETTTDFDMFALISATCILYLLAGALLCITLYSLQPEARRKISLPKLHRSKASSLIAFVVVLVISAFTLITACFITETKSQFCSFSPLWSIAFIAAAVTITVTYFIIKTTIENTKDLSILRDLNAIDYLLIIGTLFHSWSFFGTSFIEEEHMTWYFFWNTLMFFILVRTIVVVVMYFAKRWSGATEFQEKPDLENRMSSVGVSIVPQWVLLIALHRYLRTMNQTGDRWLFLPDTADWLNSPENSFYLEAHLVIGSLLTLAICLWNIRFMNNYMQIHSALTVLATACTLCHRIATNALVTPFAIIKTWDPVLIVNIFWGLLISQVIFELLTYIGLFKTCGFPLKGDNKFAYNKPKAKNEDYFYDQMEEPWNIDEVKLNLARSITHIMYNDLMLIIILLMKPHNVIMVPSIYFTCKLTSKCLDHKLLDARTRKGTEILDILSKSLVHLWIGFLFYFYQGNSNSLASVELGAGYVGLREYSAARVAARVGLHAYAAPALAGAQLFCAAAARAHHWKGYLESVWRVINIFALQRVYQLVIYCLIAIIFRHHLFVWTVFSPKLLYDFVATVFSVQALSTICVIVLLTHASSWMAKKLTYKSTL